A stretch of Triticum aestivum cultivar Chinese Spring chromosome 1D, IWGSC CS RefSeq v2.1, whole genome shotgun sequence DNA encodes these proteins:
- the LOC543144 gene encoding expansin-B3 → MAPLSSKAVALVALFSLLVTYAAGAGNFNDSAFTADPNWEDARATWYGAPTGAGPDDDGGACGFKNTNQYPFSSMTSCGNEPIFKDGKGCGSCYQIRCTNDQSCSGNPETVVITDMNYYPVAKYHFDLSGTAFGAMAKPGLSEKLRHSGIIDIQFKRVPCEFPGLKVTFHVEQGSNPVYFAVLVEYEDGDGDVVQVDLMEANSGTWTPMRESWGSIWRLDSGHRLQAPFSMRITNESGKTLVADKVIPANWAPSTFYRSIVQYS, encoded by the exons ATGGCTCCTCTTTCGTCCAAGGCCGTTGCACTCGTTGCACTGTTCTCCCTCCTCGTCACCTACGCCGCCGGCGCCGGGAACTTCAACGACTCCGCCTTCACCGCCGACCCCAACTGGGAGGACGCCAGGGCCACCTGGTACGGCGCCCCCACCGGCGCCGGCCCTGACGACGATG GTGGTGCCTGCGGGTTCAAGAACACCAACCAGTACCCCTTCTCCTCCATGACATCGTGCGGCAACGAGCCCATCTTCAAGGACGGCAAGGGGTGCGGCTCCTGCTACCAG ATACGATGCACCAACGACCAGTCCTGCTCCGGCAACCCGGAGACGGTGGTCATCACCGACATGAACTACTACCCGGTTGCCAAGTACCACTTCGACCTGAGCGGCACCGCCTTCGGCGCCATGGCCAAGCCCGGCCTCAGCGAGAAGCTCCGCCACTCGGGCATCATCGACATCCAGTTCAAGAG GGTGCCGTGCGAGTTCCCCGGTCTCAAGGTGACCTTCCACGTGGAGCAGGGGTCGAACCCGGTGTACTTCGCGGTGCTGGTGGAGTAcgaggacggcgacggcgacgtggTGCAGGTGGACCTCATGGAGGCCAACTCCGGGACGTGGACGCCGATGCGCGAGTCATGGGGCTCCATCTGGCggctcgactccggccaccgcctccAGGCGCCCTTCTCCATGCGCATCACCAACGAGTCCGGCAAGACGCTGGTGGCCGACAAGGTCATCCCGGCCAACTGGGCGCCCAGCaccttctaccgctccatcgtcCAGTACAGCTGA
- the LOC123168899 gene encoding expansin-B2, with protein sequence MARVSANAVALVALVSVLLTYGCCAHSALNYTGSLAKASKASWSWLPAKATWYGAPTGAGPDDNGGACGYKHTNQYPFMSMTSCGNEPLFKDGMGCGACYQIRCVNNKACSGKPETVMITDMNYYPVAKYHFDLSGTAFGAMAKPGQNDKLRHAGIIDIQFQRVPCNHPGLNVNFHVERGSNPNYLAVLVEFANREGTVVQMDLMESRNGRPTGYWTAMRHSWGAIWRMDSRRRLQGPFSLRIRSESGKTLVAKQVIPANWKPDTNYRSNVQFR encoded by the exons ATGGCTCGGGTCTCTGCCAATGCCGTTGCACTTGTTGCACTCGTCTCCGTTCTTCTCACGTATGGCTGCTGCGCCCACTCGGCGCTCAACTACACCGGCTCCTTGGCCAAAGCCTCCAAGGCTAGCTGGTCATGGCTCCCTGCCAAGGCCACATGGTACGGCGCGCCTACCGGCGCCGGCCCCGATGACAACG GTGGTGCTTGCGGCTACAAGCACACTAACCAGTACCCGTTCATGTCCATGACTTCCTGCGGCAACGAGCCCCTGTTCAAGGACGGCATGGGCTGCGGCGCCTGCTACCAG ATACGATGCGTCAATAACAAGGCCTGCTCCGGCAAGCCGGAGACGGTCATGATCACCGACATGAACTACTACCCTGTGGCCAAGTACCATTTTGACCTCAGCGGCACGGCGTTCGGCGCCATGGCGAAGCCCGGCCAGAACGACAAGCTCCGCCACGCCGGCATTATCGACATCCAGTTCCAAAG GGTGCCATGCAATCATCCGGGCTTGAACGTCAACTTCCACGTCGAGCGGGGCTCCAACCCCAACTACCTCGCCGTGCTGGTGGAGTTCGCGAACCGGGAGGGCACCGTGGTGCAGATGGACCTCATGGAGTCAAGGAACGGCCGCCCGACGGGGTACTGGACGGCGATGCGCCACTCGTGGGGCGCCATCTGGCGGATGGACTCCAGGCGCCGGCTGCAGGGCCCCTTCTCTCTCCGCATCCGCAGCGAATCCGGCAAGACGCTGGTGGCCAAACAAGTCATCCCGGCCAACTGGAAGCCCGACACAAACTACCGTTCCAACGTCCAGTTCCGTTGA